From Ignavibacteriales bacterium, a single genomic window includes:
- a CDS encoding SpoIIE family protein phosphatase — protein MKNPVSSISPRATRSLYTMAALAVLLLTLIHALNIMVFKATSNDQCGWLVREKGLPGLLITQVVPGGVADQAGVRDGDVLLAINGQRFMYGKDAMVIINAIKRNDYAEYLIERNGTTFTTNVQVLKVFDINYLSNFLLGFGFLVVGYIVVMTRPQGVTQRIFGRFGILAMLFLGLSQFDLTGATPLAYYTYASAFVIAWIFALPTFPLFFLRFPVYRKVFDSVWLRGALYSFAVLTVIPNALRLFFGWNGMLPPYLSTIVSYTPVAFFIGGMVIFAVTYFTRVDPARRKQIRPILIGVLTVILAVVYANVMRAFNQFILFTTPVLLLPVLLIVLLPCALGYSIFKYRLMDIDLVVKRSLLYAVVTGMLAGLYLLLVYLFSSAMSYALGTDESQVGNLIAFVILAFAFDPLKRKAQDWIDRFFYQERYNYQRALLEFSQELPSKMHLDEILNSIISRISTTMHVEKVAVVLCDDQEGCSCASKNISEADCRFGREPDGLLAALRETRTPRSFALLATEPEYYAINASDKEKLARSGVVLSVPMYLQDRLIGALNVGTKMSGKVYSQEDFDLLSTVAGQAAIAVENARLHKSEIAKQRIEEELALARTIQQGLLPKANPALKGLEVSGVSIPAMTVGGDYFDYIELGPGKLLVVVGDVSGKGVSAALYMSKIQGMIQVIAPMYENPKEMLIQVNRRIYESLERRSFITMILALFDTQRKEVSICRAGHNRALIGVNGALEYLRGGGIGLGLERGPIFEQELEQITRPLLPNGIFVFYSDGLTEAMNGRKALFGEETVFDIVKAKRALTAEQIQHTILTSVEEFRGAEEQNDDLTVVVVKSTVGAALQADAA, from the coding sequence ATGAAAAATCCTGTCTCGTCGATTTCTCCACGCGCTACACGCTCACTCTATACTATGGCAGCCCTCGCCGTGCTGCTCCTGACTTTGATCCACGCTCTGAATATCATGGTGTTCAAGGCGACGAGCAACGACCAGTGTGGTTGGCTCGTCAGGGAGAAAGGACTGCCCGGCCTTCTCATCACGCAGGTTGTCCCTGGCGGGGTGGCAGATCAGGCCGGGGTTCGGGACGGTGACGTGCTCCTCGCTATCAACGGCCAGCGTTTCATGTATGGCAAGGACGCGATGGTGATCATCAACGCCATCAAACGGAACGATTATGCTGAGTACCTGATCGAACGGAATGGCACGACCTTCACCACGAACGTGCAGGTGCTCAAAGTCTTCGATATCAACTACCTGTCGAACTTCCTCCTCGGATTTGGTTTTCTGGTGGTCGGCTATATCGTCGTCATGACCCGGCCGCAAGGAGTGACGCAGAGGATCTTCGGACGTTTCGGGATCCTCGCGATGCTGTTCCTTGGGCTGTCACAGTTTGATCTCACAGGAGCGACACCGCTGGCATACTACACGTATGCTTCTGCGTTCGTGATAGCATGGATTTTTGCTCTTCCCACCTTCCCGCTTTTCTTTCTCCGCTTCCCGGTCTACCGGAAAGTATTTGATTCCGTCTGGCTCAGGGGAGCGTTGTACTCCTTCGCCGTTCTCACGGTCATACCGAATGCGTTGCGACTATTCTTCGGATGGAATGGTATGCTTCCGCCATACTTATCCACCATAGTCAGCTATACCCCTGTCGCATTCTTCATCGGCGGGATGGTGATCTTCGCTGTGACGTATTTCACCCGGGTTGATCCAGCGCGACGGAAGCAGATCCGCCCCATCCTCATCGGCGTCCTGACCGTCATCCTGGCTGTGGTGTATGCCAATGTGATGCGAGCCTTCAATCAGTTCATCCTGTTCACGACGCCCGTGCTTCTTCTGCCGGTGTTGCTCATTGTACTCTTACCATGTGCGCTCGGCTATTCAATCTTCAAGTACCGGCTGATGGATATCGACCTCGTTGTCAAGAGAAGTCTCTTGTATGCAGTGGTGACGGGGATGCTGGCCGGGTTGTACCTGCTGCTCGTCTATCTCTTCAGCTCCGCGATGTCCTACGCCCTCGGGACGGATGAGAGTCAGGTTGGCAATCTGATCGCTTTCGTCATCCTTGCGTTCGCATTCGATCCGCTCAAACGGAAAGCGCAGGACTGGATTGACAGATTTTTCTATCAGGAACGATACAACTATCAGCGCGCTCTGCTCGAATTCAGCCAGGAACTTCCGAGCAAGATGCACCTTGATGAGATCCTGAATTCGATCATCTCAAGAATTTCCACAACGATGCACGTTGAGAAGGTGGCTGTCGTTCTGTGTGATGATCAGGAGGGATGCTCGTGCGCTTCGAAAAATATTTCTGAAGCCGACTGCAGGTTCGGCAGGGAGCCGGATGGACTGCTTGCCGCTTTGCGTGAGACCAGAACGCCTCGTTCATTCGCGTTGCTTGCAACCGAGCCTGAATATTATGCGATCAATGCAAGCGACAAGGAAAAGCTCGCCAGATCCGGTGTCGTACTCTCCGTCCCGATGTATCTCCAGGATCGTCTGATCGGAGCCCTGAACGTCGGAACCAAGATGTCGGGCAAGGTCTATTCACAGGAGGACTTCGATCTTCTTTCGACGGTGGCGGGGCAGGCCGCGATCGCGGTCGAAAACGCACGGCTCCACAAGTCCGAGATTGCAAAGCAGCGTATCGAGGAGGAGCTTGCGCTGGCGCGTACCATTCAGCAGGGACTTCTTCCAAAAGCCAATCCTGCATTGAAAGGGCTTGAGGTTTCAGGTGTCTCAATCCCGGCCATGACGGTTGGCGGTGATTACTTCGACTATATCGAGCTCGGTCCGGGGAAACTCCTGGTGGTGGTTGGCGACGTCTCCGGAAAAGGAGTCTCCGCCGCATTGTACATGTCCAAGATCCAGGGGATGATTCAGGTCATTGCGCCGATGTATGAGAACCCGAAGGAGATGCTGATCCAGGTGAACAGGCGCATCTATGAAAGCCTCGAACGCAGGTCGTTCATCACCATGATCCTCGCCTTGTTCGATACGCAACGAAAGGAAGTCTCCATTTGCAGGGCAGGACACAACAGGGCTTTGATCGGTGTCAATGGCGCGCTGGAATATCTTCGTGGAGGAGGGATCGGTCTTGGGCTGGAACGGGGACCGATCTTTGAGCAGGAGCTGGAACAGATTACACGCCCGCTTCTGCCGAACGGCATCTTTGTGTTCTACTCGGACGGGTTGACCGAAGCGATGAATGGGCGGAAGGCGCTTTTTGGCGAAGAGACCGTCTTCGATATCGTCAAAGCGAAGCGAGCTCTTACTGCGGAGCAGATTCAGCACACGATCCTGACTTCCGTGGAAGAATTCCGTGGTGCAGAAGAACAGAATGACGATCTGACTGTTGTGGTCGTGAAGTCAACTGTCGGGGCGGCGCTCCAGGCTGATGCCGCATGA
- a CDS encoding patatin-like phospholipase family protein, with protein MKRRCPFALLAALVMMIAEPSQAQSVRTTKKIEPEFSRTVPLLPNFLPYKSVQRPKIAVVLSGGGARGVSSIGVLKVLEQAEIPIDLIVGTSIGSILGGLYASGYSIDQLRQMVDTTNWADVLSFNDDARRSDLFLDQKIAEDRSVLTVRFQGLEPILPQSLSTGQRLTNYLNLLVLQGIYHPYPSFDDLRIPFRAVTTDLVSGKAVVLDRGDLTEALRASTSVPLLFSPVPRDSARLLDGGLVSNIPVDAARNWGADLIIAVDVTSPLRPAARLNAAWEIADQILGITMQAANKQQLADANVIIRPNLGAHLSDDFTNLDSLIAAGEASTKLVLDSLRAKIAHMAADAANRRPYQTVFRNTHFKFDALSLDQEWIVPVMGLARGSEVSEQALQALVNAMYQSGDFEDVHIDVGIDSGATTLQLIAVQTPVVRSVEITGNRLVGLDTLKGVFRPLLAHRLNFHQSRKAIENVLSVYRDRGYSLARIREAMLDRSSGVATVRIDEGIVYRRDIRGTTKTKDYVIWRELPWNEQEVFQVREIAQGISNLYGTNLFEQVSIDVRQEGSENEHQVVLINVRERSTELIRLGMRIDGERGIQPSVDVRDENLFGAGADLGFRAFGGARNRSFVAEFKATRIFSSYLTLGVKGYYTLHDVNVYGDDAQNTLSQWNRIRVGEYRELRQGASATFGTQLERLGTVTVEGRLENLRVWSFFGEHFATQSYKIGALRFGVKVDNQDRYPYPRKGVLMDFSYESAVIPATGGTGYTKMSFSYDWYQTYGRSTLHPRVRFGFADETLPITEQFSLGGQESFFGLREENSRGRQLLVASLEYRYHSPVKLFFETHLFARYDFGSIWPAPAAVRLVDLRHGVGIGVALDTPVGPVQFSLGQSFFVRKEFLDTPISRGPLLGYFSIGYAF; from the coding sequence ATGAAGCGAAGGTGCCCGTTCGCTTTGCTGGCTGCGCTCGTGATGATGATCGCGGAACCATCGCAGGCGCAGTCTGTGAGAACAACAAAGAAGATCGAACCGGAGTTCAGCCGGACCGTTCCGCTTCTTCCGAATTTTCTCCCCTATAAATCCGTACAACGTCCGAAGATCGCCGTTGTGCTTAGCGGAGGGGGAGCTCGAGGCGTCTCCAGCATCGGTGTTCTGAAAGTTCTCGAGCAGGCCGAGATCCCGATCGACCTCATTGTCGGGACCAGCATCGGGAGCATTCTTGGCGGATTGTACGCTTCAGGCTACTCTATCGACCAACTCAGGCAAATGGTGGACACGACAAACTGGGCGGATGTGCTGAGTTTCAATGACGATGCCAGAAGGTCGGATTTGTTTCTCGATCAGAAAATCGCCGAAGATCGCAGTGTCCTGACCGTTCGATTCCAGGGGCTTGAGCCCATTCTGCCTCAATCGCTCTCGACCGGCCAGCGGCTCACGAACTACCTGAATTTACTGGTTCTCCAGGGAATCTATCATCCCTATCCGAGCTTCGACGACTTGCGCATTCCTTTCAGAGCGGTCACGACAGATCTCGTTTCCGGGAAGGCCGTTGTACTGGACCGTGGAGATCTCACAGAGGCACTTCGGGCAAGCACGTCTGTTCCGCTTCTCTTCAGTCCCGTTCCCCGCGACTCCGCCAGGCTGCTGGATGGCGGACTCGTTTCAAATATTCCGGTGGATGCTGCCCGGAACTGGGGAGCTGATCTTATTATCGCAGTCGATGTCACGAGCCCGCTCAGGCCGGCAGCCCGGCTCAACGCCGCGTGGGAGATTGCAGACCAGATTCTCGGCATAACGATGCAAGCCGCCAACAAGCAGCAGCTCGCTGACGCCAATGTCATTATCAGACCGAATCTCGGGGCGCATCTTTCAGACGACTTCACCAACCTGGATTCGCTCATCGCGGCAGGCGAAGCATCGACCAAGCTGGTCCTGGACTCTCTGAGGGCAAAGATTGCTCACATGGCTGCTGATGCAGCGAACCGACGTCCCTATCAGACCGTCTTCCGTAATACCCATTTTAAGTTTGACGCCCTGAGTCTGGATCAGGAATGGATTGTGCCGGTCATGGGCCTGGCGCGCGGATCTGAAGTCTCAGAACAGGCACTGCAGGCTCTGGTCAACGCGATGTATCAGTCCGGTGATTTTGAAGACGTTCATATCGATGTGGGTATTGATTCGGGAGCGACGACTCTGCAATTGATCGCTGTCCAGACCCCTGTGGTTCGATCGGTCGAAATCACAGGGAACAGGCTCGTCGGACTTGACACACTGAAGGGGGTATTCCGACCGTTGCTGGCTCATCGCCTCAATTTTCACCAGAGTCGGAAGGCGATTGAAAATGTGCTGTCGGTCTATCGTGATCGCGGGTATTCGCTGGCAAGAATCCGCGAGGCGATGCTTGATCGGTCCTCGGGTGTCGCGACCGTACGCATCGATGAAGGCATCGTCTACCGCCGGGACATCAGAGGGACGACGAAGACGAAAGACTATGTGATCTGGCGAGAGCTTCCCTGGAATGAACAGGAGGTTTTTCAGGTGCGGGAGATCGCGCAGGGAATCTCCAATCTGTACGGTACCAATCTGTTCGAGCAGGTGTCGATCGATGTTCGGCAGGAAGGCTCAGAGAATGAACACCAGGTCGTATTGATCAACGTGCGGGAGCGAAGCACGGAACTTATCCGGCTTGGGATGAGGATCGATGGCGAACGGGGTATCCAGCCGTCCGTTGATGTGCGTGACGAGAACCTGTTCGGTGCGGGGGCAGATCTGGGTTTTCGGGCTTTTGGAGGAGCACGGAACCGGAGCTTCGTGGCGGAGTTCAAAGCGACGCGCATCTTCAGTTCATACCTGACGCTCGGGGTCAAAGGGTACTACACTCTTCACGACGTGAATGTGTACGGCGATGATGCGCAGAACACGCTCAGTCAATGGAACCGCATACGTGTCGGTGAATATCGCGAGCTCAGACAGGGAGCCTCAGCCACATTTGGAACCCAGCTGGAACGGCTGGGGACGGTCACAGTCGAAGGAAGGTTGGAGAATCTGCGCGTCTGGAGCTTTTTCGGTGAGCACTTTGCGACGCAGAGTTACAAAATTGGAGCGCTCCGTTTTGGAGTGAAGGTGGATAACCAGGACCGCTATCCGTATCCGCGGAAGGGTGTGCTCATGGATTTTTCGTACGAGTCTGCTGTCATCCCGGCCACCGGAGGTACGGGATACACGAAGATGTCCTTCTCGTACGATTGGTACCAAACATATGGTCGCAGCACGCTTCACCCGCGCGTCCGGTTCGGTTTTGCAGACGAGACGCTGCCGATTACAGAGCAGTTTTCTCTGGGGGGGCAGGAGAGCTTCTTCGGGCTTCGCGAGGAGAACAGCCGGGGCCGGCAGCTTCTTGTGGCCAGCCTCGAGTACCGGTATCACAGTCCCGTGAAACTCTTTTTCGAAACACATCTCTTCGCCCGCTACGATTTTGGTTCGATCTGGCCGGCGCCCGCTGCCGTACGCCTTGTCGACCTTCGCCATGGGGTCGGTATCGGAGTGGCGCTTGACACTCCCGTTGGACCAGTCCAGTTTTCGCTTGGCCAGAGTTTCTTCGTCAGAAAAGAATTCCTGGATACTCCAATCAGTCGCGGCCCGTTGCTGGGCTATTTCAGCATAGGGTACGCATTCTAG